A stretch of DNA from Maridesulfovibrio sp.:
ATCGCGACATCAACTCCGGTTTCTCCGGCGGTGAAATCAAGCGTTCCGAGCTCTTGCAGCTTATGGCTCAGAATCCCGGGCTGCTGCTTTTCGATGAACCGGAATCCGGTGTCGACCTTGAAAATATGCATCTGATCGGCAAGATGGTGCGTACTCTCCTTGATGGTGAAATCAAGCCCGACCTTGATCTCAGCATGAAGGAACAGAAAGAGCGCGTATCCAAGACCTGTGGTCTTATCATCACCCATACCGGCCACATACTCGACTATATCAACGCAGACCGTGGACAGGTTCTCTACAACGGACATCTCTGCTGTGAAGCCAGACCCCGCGATATTCTGGAACACATCCGCAAGTACGGATACCAGGAATGTGTAAGGTGCCTGCACTAGCTGTTTAATCCACGGAGGAAAATCATGAATAAAGTTGATCTCAGCCAATATAAATTTGAAGGTCTGGAGCATTCGGAAATAGCCGATCTGCGCACTATTTCCACAGAGGACAAGGAACAGCTGCTCATGGCAGGTATTGATGTCGATACCGAAGATACAAGCGGAACCTTTCTGCAGGTTGACCACTCAAATGTTCATTGCGGCTCTCCCGACAAGGATGTCGAAGTCATGGACATCAAGAAGGCTCTTGAAAAATATGATGGCCTTCCCGATTACTATTTCAAGCTCATTGACAAGGACAAGGACGAATTTACCCGTGCCGCAGCCGAAAAGCTGCACGGCGGTTATTTTGTCCGCACCAAAAAGGGTGCCAAAATTGAGCGCCCGGTTCAGTCCTGCCTTTTCCTCAAAGCCGAACAGTCCGGCCAGAACATTCACAACATAGTTGTTGTGGAAGAGGATTCCGAACTGCACATCATCACCGGATGCGCTGCCGCGCATGATAAATTTACCGGTGCGCATTTCGGTCTTTCCGAATTCTACGTTAAAAAGGGCGGCAAGCTGACCTTTACCATGGTTCACAACTGGGGTGAAAACGTTACCGTTCGTCCCCGTACCGTGGGTATCGTAGAAGAGGGCGGCGTGCTGCTTAACAACTACGTGCTGCTCAAAAGGGTCAAGGACCTGCAGTCCTACCCCACGATTTTCCTTAACGGTGAAGGCGCCGTTGCCAGATTCAATTCCGTTCTGGTCGCGCCCGAAGGTTCGCTTCTCGATACCGGAACGCGCATCATTCAGAACGCGCCCAACACCAAAGGTGAAGTAATCTCCAGAACAATCACCACCGGCGGAACAATCATCGCCCGTGGTCATATTCAGGGTAATCAGGTTCCCGCCCGCGGTCATATCGAATGCAAAGGTCTCATCCTCGGAGGAGGGCGCATTCACGCCATCCCTGAACTTGAAGGAACCGTCGAAGGTGTCGAGCTCTCCCACGAAGCAGCAGTCGGCAAGATTGCCCAGGAAGAAATCGAATATCTCATGGCTCGCGGTATGGACGAGGATGAAGCAACTTCCACCATCGTCCGCGGCTTTCTCAATGTCGACATCATGGGACTGCCTGAAAAACTTCAGAAGGAAATCGACCGCCAGATTGAAGAACTCGATTCCGGCGAATCCATGTAGTTTTTTGTTCGCATTGTTTTTTTCAAAAGCGTCTTCCCACGGGAAGGCGCTTTTTTTGTTGGTTGCCTCCGGCGTCCAGAGGGGAAAAAACTTTTGCAAAAGTTTTTTCCCCTCTGGACTCCCCTTTTTCAAAACCTTTTAATTTCGCTTCGCGGTGGGTCGTCGTTAACAAACGTATTTTTGTTGGGAAGATGTTTTGGGGGATGGCCAAATTCGTTTTTTATTGGAGCGTTGAAGTCTTAATGAGCCTGAGAACTACAGGCTGGTGTAGCCAAAATTACGAATTTGTTCAGGAGAGGGGAGCCTTTTCCATGATGGACAAAATTTCTGCATTCAAATATATGGAAAGGCGGAAGTTTAGAAAATATTTAGAGTTAATATCTTTATAAAATAGTGAGTTATAGTAATGCCCGGATATAAGGTTCATGTTTCCGGATCAATTGTGGCCGGTATATTGGTGCTGCTGATTCTGGTTAATATCGGTATGTATGTAATTGATCCGCAACAGGTCGCCGTTCTGCTGGTGCTCTGCATTCTCGGGGCGCTTTTCCCGGATATCGATACTGATTCCAAAGGGAAGCGGCTTTTTTATTCCGGAATGCTGGTCCTCTCCCTGGCCCTTATCTATTTCAAGGAATTTAAGTGGGCGGCATATTTAGGCATTCTTGCCATGCTGCCCGGTATAAGCGCTCATAGAGGCTGGACACATACATGGTGGGCCATGCTGATAGTACCCATGCCTATGCTTGTTCTTCCATATTACGTCTACGGGCAGGATTTTCCCACATTGTTGCCCTATTATCTTGCCTTTGTGACAGGCTATTTTTCCCACCTGCTGCTTGATAGGGAATTTTGAGGCTGAAAATTTATTTGAACCTCATAAACCAGAAAAATTAACCTGTTTAAAATTATAATGTTAGAAAGCGGCGAAGCCTTATTGAAAGGTTTTGAAGAGTCCAGAGAAACTTTTGCAAAAGTTTCTCTGGCCCCCGGAGGGACCGCCGGTAGGCTCCCCGAAGGGACTGTCGCTAGAAATTATTCTTCTATAACATCGATGAGTTTACCGAGAACCAGTGGTGTATTGAAATTTTCGAGCACTTTTTTTCTTCCGTTTGTGCCCATTTCCGTTCTCAATTCAGCATTCAGTATAAGTTTTTCCAGCGCGACGGCCAGTTTTTCGGAGTCTTTTGGAGGCACGAGAATGCCGGTTTTGTTGTCGCTTACAACTTCGGGATTGGAGCTTATGTTGAATCCGACTATTGGTTTTCGCAGGGTCATGGCTTCTACAAGGGCATAGCCGAATCCTTCCCAGAGAGATGGCAGGCAGAAAATATGCTGTGAAGCGTGAAATGATTTCATGTTTTCCACGAAACCGAGAAATTTTACGACATTGCTCACGCCCAGTTTTGCGGCGTAATCTTTTAATTCACCTTCCATTTCACCTTTTCCGGCAATCAGGATTTTGAAATTAAGGTTCTTTTCTTTGAGAATTTTTGCGGCTTCAAGGAGATATTTCTGTCCTTTCTGCGCTGTAAGCCGGGCCGCATTTCCTATCACTATTTCATTTTCAAGCGGTGTATATAGCTGTTCAAAAGGTTGGGAATCGAATTCGGATACATCGAATCCGTTGTAGATCAGGCGGATTTTTGCCTCGTCAATCAGGTCGGGATTGTTGGCCAGGACTGTCCTTTTTGTTTCAAGGGAGTTCACGATAAGCCGGTCTGCAATGTTGGAAAATACGTAGCGGTTAAGGGCGCTGTTTTTTACCGGAACGGCTATTCCGCGGCGATAGATGATCCGCTTGACTCCGGCTCTTTTTGCGGCGAAGCCGCCGCTTTTGAGGTCGGATGGCAGGGCGGTTATCAGGGTTTCAATGCGGTTTTCACGGAAAAATGATTTCAGGCGCTGCATCAGGAACGGATTGAGAAAGGATAGATTGCCGATGCGTTCACTGTGAAGTGTTATTCCGGGTTCGTTCTGCAGTCTTTGATACAATTCCGAGCGGTTGTTGGTTACCACAAAGACTTTGTATCCTTTGTCCCGCAGCAGCAGGGAAAAATGATGATTCCATTTTTCCCCGCCGCCCCAGGCTTTATTGCTGTTGAAGAAGCATATGTTTTTATTCACGTAGTTTGAGTCCGAGTGCGTCTGCAGTGAGCTGTGGTATGGATTCCAGGCTTGGGCAGACGGTAAATCCGGCCTTGCGCATTTTTTCGAGCTTGCCTTGAACCCCGGTTCCTTCCTTGAGGATTGCCCCCGCATGGCCCAGACGTTTGCCCGGAGGCGCCGTCTGACCAGCAATAAAGGAAAGTACGGGTTTGTCAAACCCTGTTTCGATAACGTAATCGGCCAGATCCTGTTCCGCTGTTCCGCCGATTTCGCCGAGAACCATGACGGCCTTGGTTTCATCGTGGTTGCGCAGCATTTCGAATATGTCGGCAAAGGTGGTTCCGATGTAGGAGTCTCCGCCGATGCCGATGGAAAGCGATTGTCCGATGCCTACCTGATTGAGCCGATCGGCTACTTCATAGGTCAGCGTTCCGGAGCGGGAGAGCACGGCAACCGGTCCGGGCGAAAAGGGAGTGGTGGGCAGAATGCCTATCTTGGTCTGCCCCGGAACTATGAGCCCCGGAGTGTTGGGCCCGATTATGCGCGATTTGCCGCCTTTGACCTGCTCCAGCACATTGAGCATGGCCGACTGGACTATTCCTTCGGTTATGCAGACCACCCATGGAATTTCGCATGAAGTTGCTTCCAGAATGGCATCCGTGGCCAGTTTTGGGGGAACGAAAATTATGCTGGCTCCTATTTCATGATGCAGCTGAGCTTCCTTGATGCTGTTGTAGACCGGTACACCGAGGACTTCCTGCCCGCCTTTGAAGGGCGTTACGCCGGCTACTATGTTTGATCCGTATTCAAGCATGAGTCTGGTGTGCAGCCTGCCTTCCTGTCCTGTTATGCCCTGCACCAGAATTGGCGTATCCTTGTTTATACCGAAGGTGTGCGGTGATTTGTAACCGACATCTGCGGGTTTGAAGTCCGGGGTGGCGGCAATGGGGGCCGGAAATTCTATTTTCGGCGCGTTTTCGGGCTTAAGGGAGGCCAGCATGTCGAGGGCTTCCTGCATGTTTCTGGCTCTGTAAAGACTGTTGCCCTTGATTTCCTTGAGTACCGCAAGGCCTTCTTCCGCGCTGTTGCCGGACATGCGGACCACAATGGGCTTTTCCGGTTCCTTGCCTCCAAGGGCGGCCACTAGGGCACGGGCGACGAGTTCGCAGGAAAGGATACCCCCGAAAAGGTTGATCAGGATGGCTTTTACCTGCCTGTCATCGAAAAGAAGCCGCAGGGCGGTTTCAATCCGTTTCTGGTCGGCAGCACCTCCAAGGTCGAGAAAGTTGGCCGCCGGAAGGCCGGAAAAGTTGAGGGCGTCCATGGAGGCCATGGCCAGACCGGCGCCGTTGGCAATGAGACCGACCCAGCCTTTGAGGGAAACAAAGCTCATGCCTGCATCGCGGGCTATGTTTTCAACCGGGGTGGAGTGCTCCGGCTGATAGTATTTTTCATAGGCGGGATTGAGGTCGACGATGTTGTCGTCCATTTCTATTTTACCGTCCAGGGCAAGGAGCTTGCCGTATCCGGTAAGGGCCAGGGGGTTTATTTCCGCCAGCAGCAGCCCGTAATCAATCATGGTTCTGTACAGATTGCGTACAATGGTGCTGAAATCCACGAAAAGTTCTTTGGCAAGGCCGATGTGAAAAAAGGCGGCGCGTATCTGGTTCGGCTGCAAACCTCCGGGCAGGCTGATTTCCTGTATGAGCAGGTTTTCCGGGCCCATGTTTTCTATTTCCATGCCGCCTTCGCGTCCGACGGTCATGATTACTTTGCGGCGCTGGCGGGAAAGAGTCAGGGAGAGGTAGAACTCCTTGCGGATATCGATTGCAGGTTCGGCTCGCAGAAAGGGGACCTTGTTGCCTTTGATCTCCATTTCCAGAATCTGGCGGGCTGCTTTTTCATATTCCTCTCTGGTATCCACTTTCCGGATTCCTCCGGCCTTGCCTCTTCCTCCTACGGGAACCTGCGCCTTGAGTATCCACGGCAACGGGAAGTATGGTTCCAGACCGGGCAGGTCATCGATGGTGATTTTCACTCCCGTGGGAACCGGAAGCCCGGCAGCCTCTTTGAGCAGCGTCTTACTAAGATGTTCGTTGAGCAGCATACTCCCTCCGATATGTCTACAGTTGAATTTTGTGACAATCACCGGCGGAAACTTCTGGATTGTCCTCAAAAAGTACGGTTAAATGAGCAGGTGGTTTAACGCATCGTAATGTTTGAGTTATCGTTGTAGTTCTGTTTTCCGATGATACTTGTGCCCATAGCATATAATTCAATTATATGGCACTCTCAAGCTCAATTGACGAATTAATCCCCTGAACCTGCTTCTGTTTTTTTGCGGGAAGTACGTTACACGGCGGGATAAAACAAATATTTTTCAGTAAATAATTTTTTATCTGATGATTTCAGGAAATATTATGGCAGATTTTAAAGAATTTTCCGACGCTTTGACGGATGAAGTGCTGAACGATATGGCGGAATCATATTTCGGAGCACGTGTAGATGTGGATAAGGCTCTGGAATATTTTCATGATGTCTCCGAACGGCTCCACACAAAGTTGTACAGGGTCTACAGGGCCTGCGTGCTGCTGGAAAAGGTCTGCCTCGGCCGTTCGGGCTTCGATGATTTCTGGCTGTCCGCCGGGATCAACCGTGAGGTTTTCCATTATCCGGCAGGCGTTGAATGCGCAGCGCTGATGACTGGTCCGGCCATGTCGCTCACCTCGAAGGGGGAGTATGTAAAATGGTTTACCATAGCGTATGAAATGGTTGCGGAACGGGTGGCCGAATACATGCACGGATCTTTCAAGGACGATGGAACAGGGCGCAAGGTTCGCAGTTCCAATCGCGAGGATTTTTTCCGTATGGCGGATGAAATCAACTTGAAGATTGAGAAGGTGAACAGAAATGTTACTGCTTCGGACGTGCTTAATTTTACCAAGTCCCTTGATCCCGAGGGGATGAGAAAGGAGAATATTGCAGGGTGCGTAGGCCCGCAGTGCAAAGACATAGATGATGAGATGGCTTTCACCCTGATTGCGATCAAGGACATAGATTTCCCGGAATTCCCGGACCTTCCCGGAAGAAAGGAAATTTCATCCTATATTTCCGAGTTCTGTTCCGAGAATTATGCAAAAGACAAAGTGCGGGTAAAGGCTCTGATCAAAGAATTGAAATCCGAACTGAGGTAGGGCGTTGTGATGAAAAAATCCGTTAGAATCTTTTTTGTGCTGGTTTTGGTGCTCTGCGCGGTCTCTGCCGTTTACGCTCAGGATAAGAAGAGTGCCCCGGAAGCCAAGGCAAAGCCTGAAGTTGCCGCATCCGAGCCGGCGGCAAAAGAGGCCGGGGTCCCGGTCTTAGTAGAGCACTCGGGCAATGACGAGCTTGGCGGGACTCTTGCCTTGAAGTTAAAGGAGAACTTTAGGAAATCGGTTTTGTTCAAGCTGGCTGATAAAAATGCCAAGGCCGTGCACGTAAAGGTTGTTTCGCGCAGTGAGTTCAGCGAACGTCCTGAAATAGGATCGGTTTACGCAGTTGTCTGGACTTTTGCGGAAAGTCAGGATGTAGTCCCTTTTTATCTTTCCGAAGAATTGGGACTCGTGGCTCCGGCAAATGTGGAGAGCAGGGCGGCGGGGCTCATGAATCTTACGGACAGGATTGCGCAGGATTACAAATATCTATTTGAGTAGATTCTGCCAGTTGCGCCCTCTGGTCAGGCTTTTGAGCCTGGACGCTCTCAGGGTGCGAAGTTTTTCGCCTGATTTTTCTCCCAGATTTCTGTCTTTGAGCGGCAGGGATACCTTGAGTATCTCTGCCAGATCATCGCGGGCGGATGCCAATACATCCGCGTTCCGGTCTGCCCGGCACAGCTCGCACATGTTTTCAAGCAGGCCGCTTACATGCAGCTTCATCAGCAGATCCACCCGTGTTCCGGGGCGCAGTTCCCGGTAGTTCCCGGCTTTCATATGCAGTTGTGCGGCTGTTTCTCCGGCCCGGATGAATCTGGTCGGCAGCAGCAGTCTTTTTCCCAGTTCAACCGCCGGAGATGCCCCTGCCTTGTCGTGTCCGTGGTGGGAAGGTAGATGTTCCGCCGGGGTCAGCATCTTACCGAGGTCATGACACATGGCCATCCAGCAGGTCAGCGGATTTCCGGCAGTCAGGTCCATGATTTCTGCGGTGTGTCCGGCGACTGATTTATCGTGGTATTGTTCGGGCCCGGCAGGTATGCTGTCCGCTTTTTCAAGCTCCGGGAACCAGTATGCTAGACAGCCGGTTTTTATCAGCAGCCGCAGAAAGTTGCCCGGTTTTGCCCCTCCGAGTCCTTTGCGCAACTCAACGCCCACGCGGTCCGGGGCAATATTTTTTATCCAGCCGGATTTAGCCGCTTCCGCCATGCCGTGCAGTAATTCCGCATGAGCTGAAAACTCCGGAAATCGGGCAAGAAAGGTCGCTGCCCGGAATACCCTTAGCGGGTCGTCCCTGAAACTCTCCCGGAAGCCGGGACGAAGTTTCCTGTTCATGAGATCTTCGAGAGCATTAGGGTGGGTATACAGTTCTCCGTTTTCGTCAAGGGCCATGCTGTTTACGGTAAAGTCCCTCGCGCCCAGATCCAGATCAACCGTTTCCTCAATATTTCTGCCTGTTTTTCTGGGAAGAGAAAACTCCAGCCCTTTCAGAAAAAAAATCTCATGTGATTTTCCCACAGGTCGGGCTTCTGGAAATTCAGCCATGAAATCCTTAGCTGATCCTGAAGCGATGAGCATGTCCATATCTTTGGGGACCCTGCCTATGAGCATGTCTCTGACGGTTCCAC
This window harbors:
- a CDS encoding ABC transporter ATP-binding protein encodes the protein MLKIEDLHVNIGDKEVIKGLDLHIKEGETFILFGPNGSGKTSLLMTLMGFSNYTVTGGKITFKGEDITYAPIYERARLGIGMSFQRPPTIHGLKTRHLVKMCGNGSNVDVDRLAERVNMTDFLDRDINSGFSGGEIKRSELLQLMAQNPGLLLFDEPESGVDLENMHLIGKMVRTLLDGEIKPDLDLSMKEQKERVSKTCGLIITHTGHILDYINADRGQVLYNGHLCCEARPRDILEHIRKYGYQECVRCLH
- a CDS encoding polynucleotide adenylyltransferase is translated as MVTSRKKIKIMIVGGTVRDMLIGRVPKDMDMLIASGSAKDFMAEFPEARPVGKSHEIFFLKGLEFSLPRKTGRNIEETVDLDLGARDFTVNSMALDENGELYTHPNALEDLMNRKLRPGFRESFRDDPLRVFRAATFLARFPEFSAHAELLHGMAEAAKSGWIKNIAPDRVGVELRKGLGGAKPGNFLRLLIKTGCLAYWFPELEKADSIPAGPEQYHDKSVAGHTAEIMDLTAGNPLTCWMAMCHDLGKMLTPAEHLPSHHGHDKAGASPAVELGKRLLLPTRFIRAGETAAQLHMKAGNYRELRPGTRVDLLMKLHVSGLLENMCELCRADRNADVLASARDDLAEILKVSLPLKDRNLGEKSGEKLRTLRASRLKSLTRGRNWQNLLK
- a CDS encoding glycosyltransferase, translated to MNKNICFFNSNKAWGGGEKWNHHFSLLLRDKGYKVFVVTNNRSELYQRLQNEPGITLHSERIGNLSFLNPFLMQRLKSFFRENRIETLITALPSDLKSGGFAAKRAGVKRIIYRRGIAVPVKNSALNRYVFSNIADRLIVNSLETKRTVLANNPDLIDEAKIRLIYNGFDVSEFDSQPFEQLYTPLENEIVIGNAARLTAQKGQKYLLEAAKILKEKNLNFKILIAGKGEMEGELKDYAAKLGVSNVVKFLGFVENMKSFHASQHIFCLPSLWEGFGYALVEAMTLRKPIVGFNISSNPEVVSDNKTGILVPPKDSEKLAVALEKLILNAELRTEMGTNGRKKVLENFNTPLVLGKLIDVIEE
- a CDS encoding SufD family Fe-S cluster assembly protein, whose translation is MNKVDLSQYKFEGLEHSEIADLRTISTEDKEQLLMAGIDVDTEDTSGTFLQVDHSNVHCGSPDKDVEVMDIKKALEKYDGLPDYYFKLIDKDKDEFTRAAAEKLHGGYFVRTKKGAKIERPVQSCLFLKAEQSGQNIHNIVVVEEDSELHIITGCAAAHDKFTGAHFGLSEFYVKKGGKLTFTMVHNWGENVTVRPRTVGIVEEGGVLLNNYVLLKRVKDLQSYPTIFLNGEGAVARFNSVLVAPEGSLLDTGTRIIQNAPNTKGEVISRTITTGGTIIARGHIQGNQVPARGHIECKGLILGGGRIHAIPELEGTVEGVELSHEAAVGKIAQEEIEYLMARGMDEDEATSTIVRGFLNVDIMGLPEKLQKEIDRQIEELDSGESM
- a CDS encoding metal-dependent hydrolase, coding for MPGYKVHVSGSIVAGILVLLILVNIGMYVIDPQQVAVLLVLCILGALFPDIDTDSKGKRLFYSGMLVLSLALIYFKEFKWAAYLGILAMLPGISAHRGWTHTWWAMLIVPMPMLVLPYYVYGQDFPTLLPYYLAFVTGYFSHLLLDREF
- the sucD gene encoding succinate--CoA ligase subunit alpha, which translates into the protein MLLNEHLSKTLLKEAAGLPVPTGVKITIDDLPGLEPYFPLPWILKAQVPVGGRGKAGGIRKVDTREEYEKAARQILEMEIKGNKVPFLRAEPAIDIRKEFYLSLTLSRQRRKVIMTVGREGGMEIENMGPENLLIQEISLPGGLQPNQIRAAFFHIGLAKELFVDFSTIVRNLYRTMIDYGLLLAEINPLALTGYGKLLALDGKIEMDDNIVDLNPAYEKYYQPEHSTPVENIARDAGMSFVSLKGWVGLIANGAGLAMASMDALNFSGLPAANFLDLGGAADQKRIETALRLLFDDRQVKAILINLFGGILSCELVARALVAALGGKEPEKPIVVRMSGNSAEEGLAVLKEIKGNSLYRARNMQEALDMLASLKPENAPKIEFPAPIAATPDFKPADVGYKSPHTFGINKDTPILVQGITGQEGRLHTRLMLEYGSNIVAGVTPFKGGQEVLGVPVYNSIKEAQLHHEIGASIIFVPPKLATDAILEATSCEIPWVVCITEGIVQSAMLNVLEQVKGGKSRIIGPNTPGLIVPGQTKIGILPTTPFSPGPVAVLSRSGTLTYEVADRLNQVGIGQSLSIGIGGDSYIGTTFADIFEMLRNHDETKAVMVLGEIGGTAEQDLADYVIETGFDKPVLSFIAGQTAPPGKRLGHAGAILKEGTGVQGKLEKMRKAGFTVCPSLESIPQLTADALGLKLRE